The proteins below are encoded in one region of Picrophilus oshimae DSM 9789:
- a CDS encoding antibiotic biosynthesis monooxygenase family protein, producing MINVGLYYKVKPGHEKDFESTFGNVVKLLKSGDTGFIDGKLYREVDDPSEYMIYTEWKDLESFEKFIKMKEYHETVDYGKTILETTPRHKIFGSSA from the coding sequence ATGATTAATGTGGGTCTTTATTATAAGGTAAAACCAGGACATGAGAAGGACTTTGAGAGTACATTTGGAAACGTCGTTAAGCTTTTAAAGAGCGGCGATACAGGCTTTATTGATGGAAAGTTATACAGGGAGGTCGATGACCCAAGCGAGTACATGATATATACGGAGTGGAAGGATCTCGAATCATTTGAAAAGTTTATAAAAATGAAGGAGTACCATGAAACCGTTGATTATGGAAAGACAATACTTGAAACAACACCAAGACACAAGATCTTTGGATCCTCTGCGTAA